The following are from one region of the Variovorax sp. V213 genome:
- the pdeM gene encoding ligase-associated DNA damage response endonuclease PdeM yields the protein MSSQPLPASALPVHWAGELLHLLPEHALWWPAGRVLFIADLHIGKAATYRALGQPVPGGTTRQNLARLDALVAEHAPQRIVFLGDFLHAAQARTPQVLAALGAWRAAHASIGMTLVRGNHDSRAGDPPAALGIEVVDEPCLLGPFACCHHPQTHATHFVLAGHLHPVCRLHGPGRDSVRLPCFASDAQQAVLPAFGEFTGGWLMERAPGRRFYAVGGKSVWALPASD from the coding sequence ATCTCCTCGCAGCCTCTTCCCGCATCGGCGCTCCCGGTCCACTGGGCGGGCGAGCTGCTGCATCTGCTGCCCGAGCATGCCCTCTGGTGGCCTGCCGGGCGCGTGCTGTTCATTGCCGACCTGCACATCGGCAAGGCCGCGACCTACCGCGCGCTGGGCCAGCCGGTGCCGGGCGGCACCACCCGGCAGAACCTGGCCCGGCTCGATGCGCTGGTTGCGGAGCACGCGCCGCAGCGCATCGTGTTTCTCGGCGATTTCCTGCATGCGGCGCAGGCGCGCACGCCCCAGGTGCTGGCGGCGCTTGGCGCCTGGCGCGCGGCGCATGCGTCCATCGGCATGACGCTGGTGCGGGGCAACCACGACAGCCGCGCGGGCGACCCGCCCGCCGCGCTCGGCATCGAGGTGGTCGACGAGCCTTGTCTGCTCGGCCCTTTTGCCTGCTGCCACCATCCGCAGACGCACGCCACGCATTTCGTGCTCGCCGGGCACCTGCATCCCGTGTGCAGGCTGCACGGGCCCGGGCGCGACAGTGTGCGGCTGCCGTGTTTCGCGAGCGATGCGCAGCAGGCCGTGCTGCCGGCCTTCGGCGAGTTCACCGGCGGGTGGTTGATGGAGCGGGCGCCGGGAAGGCGCTTCTATGCGGTGGGCGGCAAGTCCGTGTGGGCCTTGCCCGCATCGGACTGA
- a CDS encoding TPM domain-containing protein produces the protein MASLFSRLGRIWRHQWMDEADVRRVLPDAAMERLAARVGASERRHSGEIRICVEAGLPWSYLRRNASARERAVTLFGKLRVWDTEHNNGVLIYLLLAEHAIEIVADRGIDARVDDAEWAAMAQRMGAAFHEGRFEDGLTQALEEMSALLVAHFPLADNQPDTNELPDEPVVL, from the coding sequence ATGGCATCGCTCTTCTCCAGGCTCGGCCGCATCTGGCGCCACCAGTGGATGGACGAGGCCGACGTCCGGCGCGTGCTGCCCGATGCCGCCATGGAGCGCCTTGCGGCGCGTGTCGGCGCGAGCGAGCGGCGCCACAGCGGCGAGATCCGCATCTGCGTGGAGGCGGGCCTGCCCTGGTCCTACCTGAGGCGGAACGCGTCCGCACGCGAGCGCGCCGTCACGCTGTTCGGCAAGCTGCGCGTATGGGACACCGAGCACAACAACGGCGTGCTCATCTACCTGCTGCTGGCCGAGCACGCGATCGAGATCGTGGCCGACCGCGGCATCGACGCGCGCGTCGACGATGCCGAATGGGCCGCGATGGCGCAGCGCATGGGCGCGGCGTTCCACGAAGGCCGTTTCGAGGACGGGCTCACGCAGGCGCTGGAAGAAATGTCGGCCTTGCTGGTTGCGCACTTTCCGCTGGCGGACAATCAGCCCGACACCAACGAGCTGCCGGACGAGCCCGTCGTTCTCTGA
- a CDS encoding YgcG family protein — protein MALALIRRALAAVLLASAAWAGLAPTAWAQGLLPVPTLTARVIDQTQTLGESERADLEAKLAAFEQRKGSQMVVLMVPTTQPEDIASYANRVGNAWKIGRKEVGDGILVIVAKNDRKMRIEVAKTLEGAVPDLAAIRIIDEEMKPRFRNNDFAGGLNAAVARLIGLVDGEALPEPSSGSDKDSSAGIDWENLAIFLFIGVFITAPIVRSIVGKKLGSVVMGGGIGVIAFLITTSVVIAVLAGFAALMVSLFSAAAASSPGRRGGGGGFGGWGGGGGGGGWSSGGGSGGGGGFSSGGGGDFGGGGASGDW, from the coding sequence ATGGCACTTGCCCTGATCCGCCGTGCGCTGGCCGCCGTGCTGCTGGCGTCGGCCGCGTGGGCCGGCCTTGCGCCAACAGCATGGGCGCAGGGCCTGCTGCCGGTGCCCACGCTCACGGCGCGGGTGATCGACCAGACGCAAACCCTGGGCGAATCCGAGCGCGCCGATCTGGAAGCCAAGCTGGCCGCCTTCGAGCAGCGCAAGGGCTCGCAGATGGTGGTGCTGATGGTGCCCACCACCCAGCCCGAAGACATTGCGAGCTACGCCAACCGCGTGGGCAATGCCTGGAAGATCGGGCGCAAGGAGGTCGGCGACGGCATCCTGGTGATCGTGGCCAAGAACGATCGCAAGATGCGCATCGAGGTGGCCAAGACGCTCGAAGGCGCGGTGCCCGACCTCGCCGCCATCCGCATCATCGACGAGGAGATGAAGCCGCGTTTTCGCAACAACGACTTCGCAGGCGGGCTGAACGCGGCGGTGGCGCGGCTCATCGGACTGGTCGACGGCGAGGCGCTGCCCGAGCCGTCCAGCGGCAGCGACAAGGATTCCAGCGCAGGCATCGACTGGGAGAACCTCGCGATCTTCCTGTTCATCGGTGTCTTCATCACGGCGCCCATCGTGCGCTCGATCGTCGGTAAGAAACTGGGCTCGGTCGTCATGGGCGGCGGCATCGGCGTGATTGCTTTCCTCATCACCACCAGCGTGGTCATCGCGGTGCTGGCGGGCTTCGCGGCGCTCATGGTGTCGCTGTTCTCGGCCGCGGCTGCGTCGAGCCCTGGGCGCCGTGGTGGCGGCGGCGGATTCGGGGGCTGGGGCGGTGGTGGAGGCGGTGGCGGCTGGAGCAGCGGCGGCGGCAGCGGCGGAGGCGGTGGCTTCAGCTCCGGCGGCGGCGGCGATTTCGGGGGCGGCGGCGCCTCGGGGGATTGGTAG
- a CDS encoding LemA family protein has product MSIVKRWFLILAAALSLGGCGYNDFQSLDEASKSAWSEVLNQYQRRADLVPNIVATVKGEASFEQDTLTKVIEARAKATSIQVTPETLNNPEAFNKFQQAQGELSSALSRLMVVAERYPELKANQAFRDLRVTLEGTENRITVARNRYIETVQKYNVLARSFPTNITAKIFSYEPKPNFSVQNEAQISTPPTVDFSTPKK; this is encoded by the coding sequence ATGTCGATCGTGAAACGCTGGTTCCTGATTCTTGCTGCGGCCCTGTCCCTGGGCGGCTGCGGCTACAACGATTTCCAGTCGCTCGACGAGGCCAGCAAATCTGCCTGGAGCGAGGTGCTCAACCAGTACCAGCGGCGCGCCGACCTGGTGCCCAACATCGTGGCCACCGTGAAGGGCGAAGCCAGCTTCGAGCAGGACACGCTCACCAAGGTGATCGAGGCGCGCGCCAAGGCGACTTCGATTCAGGTGACGCCCGAGACGCTCAACAACCCCGAGGCCTTCAACAAGTTCCAGCAGGCGCAGGGCGAGCTCTCCTCGGCGCTGTCGCGGCTCATGGTGGTGGCGGAGCGCTATCCGGAGCTCAAAGCCAACCAGGCTTTCCGCGACCTGCGCGTGACGCTCGAAGGCACCGAGAACCGCATCACCGTGGCGCGCAACCGCTACATCGAGACCGTGCAGAAGTACAACGTGCTGGCGCGCAGCTTCCCGACCAACATCACCGCCAAGATCTTCAGCTACGAGCCCAAGCCCAACTTCTCGGTGCAGAACGAAGCGCAGATCTCGACGCCGCCCACCGTCGATTTCAGTACACCCAAGAAGTAA
- a CDS encoding cysteine hydrolase family protein → MKAWVYGEERELDTAQFADYLNPATTAVVSIDMHRGHLDDSPDCPCPAPRARDVVAPIDSFHDSARTLGVRIVHVKSVLRPDGADDIHGIPSAWRRTFPLHVGAIPNADAHAIEGSPWTEWVTRVEPGDMRVETKRRLSAFYPTDLDFLLRNQRIETVVLNGGFTDCCVLNTAFDANNHNYRVIVLRDLVRGTDAHLESAALSMVSLHLGLVLDSAEMLCQWRG, encoded by the coding sequence ATGAAGGCCTGGGTCTATGGCGAGGAGCGCGAGCTCGACACGGCGCAGTTCGCCGACTACCTGAACCCGGCCACCACCGCGGTCGTGTCCATCGACATGCACCGCGGCCACCTCGACGACAGCCCCGACTGCCCCTGCCCCGCGCCGCGGGCGCGCGACGTGGTGGCGCCCATCGACAGTTTTCATGATTCGGCGCGTACGCTGGGCGTCCGCATCGTGCACGTCAAATCGGTGCTGCGGCCCGATGGGGCCGACGACATCCACGGCATTCCATCCGCATGGCGCCGCACCTTTCCGCTGCATGTGGGCGCGATCCCGAACGCCGACGCGCATGCCATCGAAGGCTCGCCCTGGACCGAGTGGGTGACGCGCGTCGAGCCCGGCGACATGCGCGTGGAGACCAAGCGGCGCCTCTCGGCCTTCTATCCGACCGACCTCGACTTTCTGCTGCGCAACCAGCGCATCGAGACGGTGGTGCTGAACGGCGGCTTCACCGACTGCTGCGTGCTCAACACGGCCTTCGACGCCAACAACCACAATTACCGCGTGATCGTGCTGCGCGACCTGGTGCGCGGCACCGACGCGCACCTGGAAAGCGCAGCGCTCAGCATGGTGTCGCTGCACCTCGGGCTGGTGCTCGACTCGGCTGAAATGCTGTGCCAGTGGCGCGGCTGA
- a CDS encoding ABC transporter permease codes for MSGSIALNWLASTPDFAVPYALAALGLIISERAGVLSLGAEGLMLVGALAGIGAQLALGQPAVSLVLAMLAASAVSLLFAVMVIWLRVNQVIAGLALVFFCQGLTALVGSLAEWTNHATEGIGGMALWPLSLLPGVGRLFEQNAMGWLTLPIFLAVAWFLSRTSAGLRLRAVGENPQAADAAGIRVAMWRLAAVLAGSALVGLAGAYISVVSTKLWIAGMTGGRGWIAVGLVIFARWSPWKALVGALLFGCIEALIPQLAAAGVQLPQYFVMMTPYAVTLGVMVWVALARRGGDDEPGALGQPYVREERR; via the coding sequence GTGAGCGGAAGCATCGCTCTCAACTGGCTCGCGAGCACGCCGGACTTCGCGGTGCCCTACGCGCTTGCGGCACTGGGCCTGATCATCAGCGAGCGCGCGGGCGTGCTCTCGCTCGGCGCCGAGGGGCTGATGCTGGTCGGTGCACTGGCCGGCATCGGCGCGCAGCTGGCGCTCGGGCAGCCGGCCGTGTCGCTGGTGCTTGCGATGCTCGCGGCCAGCGCGGTCTCGCTGCTGTTCGCGGTGATGGTGATCTGGCTGCGCGTGAACCAGGTGATCGCGGGGCTCGCGCTGGTGTTCTTCTGCCAGGGCCTCACGGCGCTGGTCGGATCGCTGGCCGAATGGACCAACCATGCCACCGAAGGCATCGGCGGCATGGCGTTGTGGCCGCTGTCGCTGCTGCCCGGCGTGGGCCGGCTGTTCGAACAGAACGCGATGGGGTGGCTCACGCTGCCGATCTTCCTCGCGGTGGCCTGGTTTCTATCGCGCACCTCGGCCGGGCTGCGGCTGCGCGCGGTCGGCGAGAACCCGCAGGCCGCCGACGCGGCCGGCATCCGCGTTGCCATGTGGCGGCTTGCGGCGGTGCTCGCGGGCTCGGCGCTGGTGGGCCTGGCCGGCGCCTACATCTCGGTGGTCAGCACCAAGCTCTGGATCGCGGGCATGACCGGCGGGCGCGGCTGGATCGCGGTGGGGCTGGTGATCTTCGCGCGCTGGTCGCCGTGGAAGGCGCTGGTGGGGGCGCTGCTGTTCGGCTGCATCGAGGCGCTGATTCCGCAGCTTGCGGCGGCCGGCGTGCAGCTGCCGCAGTACTTCGTGATGATGACGCCGTATGCCGTGACGCTCGGCGTGATGGTCTGGGTCGCGCTGGCCCGGCGCGGCGGCGACGACGAACCCGGCGCGCTCGGCCAGCCCTATGTGCGGGAGGAACGGCGATGA
- a CDS encoding ABC transporter permease, whose product MADASLVAISEAAQTDPEAAHRARRQPLAGRRYALEIRQHMGWRRQALILAAALLVGLAISAAILVAAGVPADELANEFVMQTFFDGQNFRAVLFQAAPMILVGLAGSLAFRARFWNLGLEGQMIWGAIGATAVSMWQIGPEPLRLPLMFAAAIGCGLLWVLGPAWLKIRLGVNEIISTLMLNYMAANFLLHLVYGSWKDPKDNFPYSPQFRAFERLPELGAGVSSAIVLAAVVALVAWWLVGVSRAGLYLRFVDANPRVAHANGVPVRRTIYGAVLLSGAMAGLAGFAVAAGQEGRLTQAFYQGYGFSGILIAFLARNNPLAATVVALLVAALFVTGRSLQVFYQVPFSMVQLIQAVIVVCVASSDFFIRHRLRRVGGEAAQ is encoded by the coding sequence ATGGCTGACGCATCGCTCGTGGCCATCTCCGAGGCGGCGCAAACCGATCCGGAGGCCGCGCACCGGGCGCGGCGCCAACCGCTGGCGGGCCGGCGCTATGCGCTCGAAATCCGGCAGCACATGGGATGGCGGCGGCAGGCGCTGATTCTTGCGGCGGCGCTCCTGGTCGGGCTTGCGATTTCCGCCGCCATCCTGGTGGCGGCCGGCGTCCCCGCGGACGAGCTCGCCAACGAGTTCGTGATGCAGACCTTTTTCGACGGCCAGAACTTTCGCGCCGTGCTGTTCCAGGCCGCGCCCATGATCCTCGTGGGCCTGGCCGGCTCGCTGGCGTTTCGCGCGCGCTTCTGGAACCTGGGGCTCGAGGGCCAGATGATCTGGGGCGCCATCGGCGCAACGGCCGTCTCGATGTGGCAGATCGGGCCCGAGCCCTTGCGCCTGCCGCTGATGTTCGCGGCCGCCATCGGCTGCGGGCTGCTCTGGGTGCTGGGGCCGGCATGGCTGAAGATCAGGCTGGGCGTGAACGAGATCATCTCCACGCTGATGCTCAACTACATGGCGGCCAACTTCCTGCTGCACCTCGTCTACGGCAGCTGGAAGGACCCGAAGGACAACTTTCCCTATTCGCCGCAGTTCCGTGCCTTCGAACGGCTGCCCGAACTGGGCGCCGGCGTGAGCAGCGCCATCGTGCTGGCGGCCGTGGTGGCACTCGTCGCATGGTGGCTGGTGGGCGTGAGCCGCGCGGGGCTGTACCTGCGTTTTGTCGATGCCAATCCGCGCGTGGCGCATGCCAACGGCGTGCCGGTGCGCCGCACCATCTATGGCGCCGTGCTGCTGTCGGGCGCGATGGCCGGGCTCGCGGGCTTTGCGGTGGCCGCCGGCCAGGAAGGGCGGCTCACGCAGGCCTTCTACCAGGGCTATGGCTTCTCGGGCATCCTGATCGCCTTTCTCGCGCGCAACAACCCGCTCGCGGCCACCGTGGTGGCGCTGCTGGTGGCGGCCCTGTTCGTCACCGGCCGCAGCCTGCAGGTGTTCTACCAGGTGCCGTTCTCGATGGTGCAATTGATCCAGGCCGTCATCGTGGTGTGCGTGGCGTCGAGCGACTTCTTCATTCGCCACCGGCTGCGCCGTGTGGGTGGTGAGGCGGCTCAGTGA
- a CDS encoding ABC transporter ATP-binding protein, translating to MSNALELTGIRKSFDGFAALTDAHFAARWGEVHALLGENGAGKSSLMNIAAGLYAPEAGQLLVDDNLVRFAGPADAARHRIGMVHQHFKLVRPFTVAQNILLTAPPPAEFQSHGERLREISRDIRNKASELGFEIDPAKRIDALSIAEQQRVEILKVLLAGARILILDEPTAVLTDQEAARLLQTVRGLARAGSAVVLVTHKMADVKTYADRVTVMRGGRTVATLEPGATSVAELVKLTVGESIAAQGFQAAKSPRSPVRLTVRGLRSAASPQGRRVLDGVDLQLHAGEIYGLAGVGGNGQGELADAIMGLPDAGGALEGEIHLEGHGDLKAMGAPERRNVGIAAIPADRYGLALAGSLSVAENYAIGRVHTGRYGPAWHLRRGRIQDDTREAVRAFDVQGVRSVAQKAALLSGGNAQKLVLAREFGKSPSLVLAHSPSRGLDVRASAEVHARLRAARDGGAAVLLISEDLDEVLQLADRVGVMTRGRIAGEFAQPADRQAIGQAMVDHG from the coding sequence GTGTCCAACGCGCTCGAGCTCACCGGCATCCGCAAGTCCTTCGACGGCTTTGCGGCGCTGACCGACGCGCACTTTGCTGCGCGCTGGGGCGAAGTGCACGCACTGCTGGGCGAGAACGGCGCGGGCAAGTCTTCGCTGATGAACATCGCGGCCGGGCTCTACGCGCCAGAGGCCGGCCAGCTGCTGGTCGACGACAACCTGGTGCGCTTTGCCGGACCGGCCGATGCGGCCAGGCACCGCATCGGCATGGTCCACCAGCATTTCAAGCTGGTGCGGCCTTTCACGGTGGCACAGAACATCTTGCTCACCGCACCGCCGCCGGCCGAGTTCCAGAGCCACGGGGAACGCCTGCGCGAGATCTCGCGCGACATCCGCAACAAGGCCTCGGAGCTGGGCTTCGAGATCGATCCCGCCAAGCGCATCGATGCGCTCTCGATTGCCGAGCAGCAGCGGGTCGAGATTCTCAAGGTGCTGCTCGCGGGTGCGCGCATCCTGATCCTCGATGAGCCGACCGCGGTGCTCACCGACCAGGAAGCCGCGCGCCTGTTGCAGACGGTGCGGGGGCTCGCGCGCGCCGGCTCCGCCGTGGTGCTGGTCACGCACAAGATGGCCGACGTGAAGACCTACGCCGACCGCGTGACGGTGATGCGCGGCGGCCGCACGGTGGCCACGCTGGAGCCGGGTGCCACCTCGGTGGCCGAGCTCGTGAAGCTCACGGTGGGCGAATCGATTGCCGCTCAAGGCTTTCAGGCGGCGAAGTCCCCGCGCAGCCCGGTGCGGCTCACGGTGCGCGGCCTGCGCTCGGCGGCATCGCCTCAAGGCCGCCGAGTGCTCGACGGAGTCGACCTGCAACTCCATGCGGGCGAAATCTATGGCCTGGCCGGTGTCGGCGGCAATGGGCAGGGCGAGCTGGCCGACGCCATCATGGGCCTGCCCGACGCCGGCGGCGCGCTTGAAGGCGAGATCCATCTCGAAGGCCACGGCGATCTCAAGGCCATGGGCGCGCCGGAACGCCGCAACGTGGGCATTGCCGCGATTCCGGCCGATCGCTACGGGCTGGCGCTCGCGGGCAGCCTTTCGGTGGCCGAGAACTACGCCATCGGCCGCGTGCACACGGGGCGCTACGGTCCCGCCTGGCATCTGCGGCGCGGCCGTATCCAGGACGACACGCGGGAAGCAGTGCGCGCCTTCGACGTGCAGGGCGTGCGCTCGGTGGCGCAGAAGGCCGCGCTGCTCTCCGGCGGCAACGCGCAAAAACTGGTGCTCGCGCGCGAGTTCGGCAAGTCGCCTTCGCTGGTGCTGGCGCACAGCCCGAGCCGCGGGCTCGACGTGCGCGCCAGCGCCGAGGTGCATGCGCGCCTGCGCGCTGCGCGCGACGGCGGGGCCGCGGTGCTGCTGATCAGCGAAGACCTCGACGAGGTGCTGCAGCTCGCCGACCGCGTGGGTGTGATGACGCGCGGGCGCATTGCCGGCGAGTTTGCGCAGCCGGCCGACCGGCAGGCCATCGGACAGGCGATGGTGGACCATGGCTGA
- a CDS encoding BMP family ABC transporter substrate-binding protein, which produces MLRTSPHGFTFGLALALAAGGATFALPAMAADGFTLKDKPKIAMLYFGPKNDGGWTQAFDEARAKVEKEIGQKIQFVENVPEDASAIKPAAEKFIQRGANIVIGTAFGYSDSFKDLAAKYPGVAFLNGSGTTNGSNLESFYGRTYESQYLCGMAAGAASKTGKLGFVAANPFGVVNWTVNAFALGAQKMNPNATVNVIYTGAWNDPVKERAAAAALIDQGADVIGQHVDSPTPQIVAQERGVYGTGHHRDLRQFAPKATLCSSVWVWDRFLTPELKKIMAGNWKPAPYGAFIEMKDGGTDIAGFGPAVPKDKAAQITAERDAIMKGKQVYAGPLADRDGKERVAKGAVLSDADLWKMDWFVKGVVTQK; this is translated from the coding sequence ATGTTGCGCACTTCCCCCCACGGCTTCACCTTCGGCCTTGCCCTGGCGCTCGCAGCCGGCGGCGCGACGTTCGCGCTGCCCGCCATGGCGGCCGACGGCTTCACGCTGAAGGACAAGCCGAAGATCGCGATGCTCTATTTCGGCCCGAAGAACGACGGCGGGTGGACGCAGGCCTTCGACGAGGCACGGGCCAAGGTCGAGAAGGAAATCGGCCAGAAGATCCAGTTCGTCGAGAACGTGCCCGAAGACGCCTCGGCCATCAAGCCCGCGGCCGAGAAGTTCATCCAGCGCGGCGCCAACATCGTGATCGGCACGGCCTTCGGCTACTCCGACAGCTTCAAGGACCTGGCCGCCAAGTACCCTGGCGTGGCTTTTCTCAACGGCTCGGGCACCACCAACGGAAGCAACCTCGAATCGTTCTATGGCCGCACCTACGAGAGCCAGTACCTCTGCGGCATGGCCGCGGGCGCGGCGTCGAAGACCGGCAAGCTCGGCTTCGTCGCGGCCAACCCCTTCGGCGTGGTGAACTGGACCGTCAACGCCTTCGCGCTGGGCGCGCAGAAGATGAACCCCAACGCCACGGTCAACGTGATCTATACCGGCGCGTGGAACGACCCGGTCAAGGAACGCGCCGCCGCCGCTGCGCTGATCGACCAGGGCGCTGACGTGATCGGCCAGCACGTGGACAGCCCCACGCCGCAGATCGTGGCGCAGGAGCGTGGCGTGTACGGCACCGGCCACCACCGCGACCTGCGTCAGTTCGCGCCCAAGGCCACGCTGTGCTCGTCGGTGTGGGTGTGGGACCGCTTCCTGACACCCGAGCTCAAGAAGATCATGGCCGGCAACTGGAAGCCCGCGCCCTATGGCGCCTTCATCGAGATGAAGGACGGCGGCACCGACATCGCGGGCTTCGGCCCCGCGGTGCCCAAGGACAAGGCCGCGCAGATCACCGCCGAGCGCGACGCCATCATGAAGGGCAAGCAGGTGTACGCGGGCCCGCTCGCCGACCGCGACGGCAAGGAGCGCGTGGCCAAGGGCGCGGTGCTGTCGGACGCCGACCTCTGGAAGATGGACTGGTTCGTCAAGGGCGTGGTCACTCAGAAGTAA
- a CDS encoding VOC family protein has product MAHLSYVNVFAKDVVALSGFYQRVFGFAEIEAIRSPIFRGLDTGKSSLGFNALDAYELLHLAEFSDTRGVKFLLNIDVDSKDEVDRMVPVALEAGATLVKPPYVTYYNWYQSVLLDPEGNVFRINFMM; this is encoded by the coding sequence ATGGCGCATCTCTCCTACGTCAACGTCTTTGCGAAAGACGTGGTCGCGCTCAGCGGCTTCTACCAGCGCGTGTTCGGCTTCGCCGAGATCGAGGCGATCCGCTCGCCGATATTCCGCGGGCTGGACACCGGCAAGTCGAGCCTGGGCTTCAACGCGCTCGACGCCTACGAGCTGCTGCACCTGGCCGAGTTCTCCGACACACGCGGCGTGAAGTTCCTGCTGAACATCGACGTCGACAGCAAGGACGAAGTCGACCGCATGGTGCCGGTCGCGCTCGAGGCCGGCGCCACGCTGGTGAAGCCGCCCTACGTCACCTACTACAACTGGTACCAGTCGGTGCTGCTCGATCCCGAGGGCAATGTGTTCCGCATCAACTTCATGATGTGA
- a CDS encoding isopenicillin N synthase family dioxygenase, giving the protein MTTLLSVPIIDLAPYFAGTPEGKAEVATKVDEACRSIGFLVITNHGIPAELIARVSQLSRQFFDMPLAEKRKVDRPRQDAVRGYSAVGEEGLSYSLEEAAPGDLKESFSIGPSNVPDDDYHRGPAAGPHFEPNSWPPIGGFREAYENYFEAMSDLSRSLMRIFALGLSLPELFFDDKIDRHISMFRVLSYPPQREAPLPGQLRAGAHSDYGSLTIVLPDDKGLQVFNKAGQWVDVPQVEGGLVVNIADLMMQWTNDQWVSTLHRVVNPPFEVASTNRRQSLVFFHQPNYDAMVACLPSCLAPGEQPKYAPISSGDHLTSKFVKQTTFGGTKAVA; this is encoded by the coding sequence ATGACAACACTGCTGTCCGTACCCATCATCGATCTCGCGCCCTACTTTGCGGGCACGCCCGAAGGCAAGGCCGAGGTCGCGACAAAGGTCGACGAGGCTTGCCGCAGCATCGGCTTCCTCGTCATCACGAACCACGGCATTCCAGCCGAGCTGATCGCGCGCGTGTCGCAGCTCTCGCGCCAGTTCTTCGACATGCCGCTGGCCGAGAAGCGCAAGGTCGATCGTCCGCGCCAGGACGCGGTGCGCGGCTACAGCGCCGTCGGCGAAGAAGGGCTTTCCTACAGCCTGGAAGAGGCCGCCCCCGGCGACCTGAAGGAATCGTTTTCGATCGGCCCTTCGAACGTGCCGGACGACGACTACCACCGCGGCCCCGCCGCCGGCCCGCACTTCGAGCCCAACAGCTGGCCGCCCATCGGCGGATTCCGCGAAGCGTACGAGAACTACTTCGAGGCCATGAGCGATCTCTCGCGCTCGCTGATGCGCATCTTCGCGCTTGGGCTTTCGCTGCCCGAGCTGTTCTTCGACGACAAGATCGACAGGCACATCAGCATGTTCCGCGTGCTGAGCTATCCCCCGCAGCGCGAAGCGCCGCTGCCGGGCCAGCTGCGCGCCGGTGCGCACAGCGACTACGGCAGCCTCACCATCGTGCTGCCCGACGACAAGGGCCTGCAGGTGTTCAACAAGGCGGGCCAATGGGTCGACGTGCCGCAGGTGGAAGGCGGCCTGGTCGTCAACATTGCCGACCTGATGATGCAGTGGACCAACGACCAGTGGGTGTCCACGCTGCACCGCGTGGTCAACCCGCCCTTCGAGGTGGCGAGCACCAACAGGCGCCAGTCGCTGGTGTTCTTTCACCAGCCCAACTACGACGCGATGGTCGCGTGCCTGCCGAGCTGCCTTGCGCCGGGCGAGCAGCCGAAGTACGCGCCCATTTCGTCGGGCGACCACCTCACGTCGAAGTTCGTCAAGCAGACCACATTCGGCGGCACCAAGGCCGTGGCCTGA